Proteins encoded in a region of the Pseudomonas syringae KCTC 12500 genome:
- a CDS encoding sigma-54-dependent transcriptional regulator, translating to MPINVLLVEDDLSLREALGETLELAGYDYQAVGSAEEALVAADAQPFSLVISDVNMPGMDGHQLLSLLRSRHPQLPVLLMTAHGAVERAVDAMRQGAADYLVKPFEPKALIALVARHALGRLEPAERDGPIAVEPASIQLLNLASRVAKSDSTVLISGESGTGKEVLARFIHQNSPRADKPFIAINCAAIPDNMLEATLFGHEKGSFTGAIAAQAGKFEQADGGTILLDEISEMPLGLQAKLLRVLQEREVERVGARKPIVLDIRVVATTNRDLAGEVAAGRFREDLFYRLSVFPLAWQALRQRTADILPLAERLLAKHVNKMKHAPVRLSAEAQQCLVSYPWPGNVRELDNAVQRALILQQGGVIQAQDFCLSGPVTSLPVAAPVEAAAAVTVTTVAENAGTGVSPESAGALGDDLRRHEFQMIIDTLRSERGRRKEAAERLGISPRTLRYKLAQMRDAGMDVEAYLFAT from the coding sequence ATGCCGATCAATGTGCTGCTGGTCGAGGATGACCTTTCGCTCCGGGAAGCGCTTGGGGAAACCCTCGAGCTGGCCGGTTATGACTATCAGGCGGTCGGTTCTGCCGAAGAGGCGCTAGTGGCCGCCGACGCACAGCCCTTCAGCCTGGTGATCAGTGACGTCAACATGCCGGGCATGGACGGGCACCAATTGCTGAGTCTGTTACGCAGCCGGCATCCGCAATTGCCAGTGCTGTTGATGACTGCGCACGGCGCAGTCGAGCGCGCGGTCGACGCCATGCGCCAGGGCGCTGCGGATTACCTGGTCAAACCCTTCGAGCCCAAGGCGCTGATCGCACTGGTTGCGCGGCATGCACTGGGTCGTCTGGAGCCTGCCGAGCGCGACGGGCCGATTGCCGTGGAGCCCGCCAGTATCCAGTTGCTGAACCTGGCCAGTCGCGTGGCGAAAAGCGACTCCACCGTGTTGATCTCCGGCGAGTCCGGTACTGGTAAAGAGGTTTTGGCGCGTTTCATTCATCAAAACTCGCCCCGTGCCGATAAGCCTTTTATTGCGATCAATTGTGCAGCGATTCCGGACAACATGCTGGAAGCCACGTTATTCGGCCATGAAAAGGGTTCGTTTACCGGCGCCATTGCGGCGCAGGCCGGCAAGTTCGAGCAGGCTGACGGCGGGACGATCCTGCTGGACGAGATTTCCGAAATGCCGCTGGGGCTGCAAGCCAAATTGCTGCGTGTGTTGCAGGAACGCGAAGTCGAGCGCGTAGGGGCGCGCAAGCCGATCGTTCTGGACATTCGAGTCGTGGCGACCACCAACCGCGATCTGGCGGGCGAAGTGGCGGCGGGGCGCTTTCGTGAGGATCTGTTTTATCGCCTGTCGGTATTTCCACTGGCATGGCAGGCGTTGCGTCAAAGGACTGCCGATATTCTGCCGTTGGCCGAGCGGCTTCTGGCCAAGCACGTCAATAAAATGAAGCACGCGCCGGTTCGTCTTTCTGCAGAAGCGCAGCAGTGTCTGGTGAGCTATCCATGGCCCGGGAATGTGCGGGAACTGGATAACGCAGTACAGCGGGCCTTGATTCTGCAGCAAGGCGGGGTGATTCAGGCGCAGGATTTCTGTCTGTCCGGGCCGGTTACCAGCTTGCCTGTTGCCGCGCCCGTCGAGGCTGCAGCGGCTGTGACCGTCACTACCGTGGCGGAGAATGCAGGGACCGGCGTCAGTCCGGAATCTGCCGGCGCGCTGGGCGATGACCTCAGGCGTCATGAGTTTCAAATGATCATCGACACCCTGCGTTCTGAACGGGGACGTCGCAAGGAGGCTGCGGAACGCCTGGGTATCAGCCCACGTACATTGCGTTACAAGCTGGCGCAGATGCGTGACGCTGGAATGGATGTGGAAGCCTATCTGTTTGCCACATGA
- a CDS encoding sensor histidine kinase, translating to MSQAAQLTSALSVQAQYSPELESRQGLEQAFSLFNQMSAQLTNSYGVLEARVTELKGELAHAGAQRLQELAEKERLANRLQNLLDLLPGGVIVIDGMGVVREANPAAIDLLGQPLLGMLWRHVISRCFAPREDDGHEVSLKDGRRLSIATRSLDAEPGQLVLINDLTETRHLQEQLARHERLSSLGRMVASLAHQIRTPLSAAMIYASHLTERELPVETQQRFAARLKDRLHELEHQVRDMLVFARGELPLTDRLTPGALFQALQNAAATHVRGLAVRWQCDSIDGELLCNRDTLVGALLNLIENAVQASAGRTLLKVHAYSRGNELRICFSDNGSGIDKAGLARIGEPFFTTKTTGTGLGLAVVTAVSRAHQGRVHYLSRVGRGTCAIISLPLIPASSSTGTN from the coding sequence ATGTCCCAGGCCGCCCAACTGACTTCCGCCCTATCTGTTCAGGCTCAGTACTCCCCGGAACTGGAAAGTCGTCAGGGGCTTGAGCAGGCATTCTCGCTGTTCAATCAAATGTCGGCGCAACTGACCAATTCCTACGGCGTGCTTGAAGCGCGTGTTACCGAACTCAAGGGCGAACTGGCGCATGCCGGCGCCCAGCGGCTTCAGGAACTGGCGGAAAAAGAACGCCTGGCCAACCGCCTGCAGAATCTGCTTGATCTGTTGCCTGGTGGCGTCATCGTTATTGATGGCATGGGCGTCGTGCGTGAGGCCAATCCCGCTGCCATCGATCTGCTCGGGCAGCCGCTGCTGGGCATGCTCTGGCGTCATGTGATCAGCCGCTGCTTTGCACCCCGTGAGGACGATGGTCACGAAGTCTCGCTCAAGGACGGTCGCAGGCTCTCTATTGCCACGCGTTCGCTGGATGCCGAGCCGGGGCAGCTGGTATTGATCAATGACCTGACCGAAACCCGTCATCTTCAGGAGCAGCTGGCTCGTCACGAGCGCCTGTCGTCACTCGGCCGTATGGTCGCTTCTCTGGCGCATCAGATTCGTACACCGTTGTCCGCTGCGATGATTTACGCCAGCCACTTGACCGAGCGGGAACTGCCGGTGGAAACCCAGCAGCGTTTCGCCGCGCGGCTCAAGGATCGTTTGCATGAGCTGGAGCATCAGGTTCGCGACATGCTGGTATTCGCCCGGGGCGAGCTGCCGCTGACGGATCGGCTGACCCCCGGAGCTCTGTTTCAGGCGCTGCAAAATGCTGCTGCGACGCATGTTCGGGGCTTAGCGGTGCGCTGGCAGTGCGACAGTATCGATGGCGAGCTGCTGTGCAATCGCGACACACTGGTCGGCGCTCTGCTCAATCTGATTGAAAACGCCGTCCAGGCCAGCGCTGGCCGGACGCTGCTGAAAGTCCACGCCTACAGTCGCGGCAATGAGCTGCGGATCTGCTTCAGCGATAACGGCAGCGGCATTGACAAGGCTGGGCTGGCGCGCATCGGTGAGCCATTCTTTACGACCAAGACCACTGGCACAGGGCTTGGTCTGGCTGTGGTGACGGCGGTGTCGCGTGCGCATCAGGGACGCGTGCATTATTTGTCGCGGGTCGGCCGTGGTACCTGCGCCATTATCAGTCTGCCGTTGATCCCGGCTTCCAGTTCGACAGGTACTAACTGA
- the fleQ gene encoding transcriptional regulator FleQ, with product MWREIKILLIDDDSQRRRDLAVILNFLGEENLSCSTQDWQQVVGSLASPREVLCVLVGSVNAPGSLQGLLKTIAAWDEFLPVLLMSENSSVELPEDLRRRVLSALEMPPSYSKLLDSLHRAQVYREMYDQARERGRHREPNLFRSLVGTSRAIQHVRQMMQQVADTDASVLILGESGTGKEVVARNLHYHSKRRDAPFVPVNCGAIPAELLESELFGHEKGAFTGAITSRAGRFELANGGTLFLDEIGDMPLPMQVKLLRVLQERTFERVGSNKTQSIDVRIIAATHKNLETMIELGSFREDLYYRLNVFPIEMAPLRERVEDIPLLMNELISRMEHEKRGSIRFNSAAIMSLCRHAWPGNVRELANLVERMAIMHPYGVIGVAELPKKFRYVDDEDEQMVDSMRSEIEERVAINSSTPNFASGAMLPPEGLDLKDYLGGLEQGLIQQALDDANGIVARAAERLRIRRTTLVEKMRKYGMSRREGDEQADD from the coding sequence ATGTGGCGTGAAATCAAGATTCTGCTAATCGATGACGATAGCCAGCGCCGCCGGGATCTGGCGGTTATCCTGAATTTTCTTGGCGAAGAAAATCTCTCCTGTTCCACTCAGGACTGGCAGCAGGTGGTCGGCTCTCTGGCGTCTCCACGAGAAGTACTGTGCGTACTTGTCGGTAGCGTAAACGCACCGGGCAGCCTGCAGGGGCTTCTTAAGACCATCGCGGCATGGGATGAGTTCCTTCCTGTGCTGCTGATGAGCGAAAATTCCTCTGTCGAATTGCCCGAGGATTTGCGCAGGCGAGTCCTCTCTGCCCTCGAAATGCCGCCCAGCTACAGCAAGCTGCTCGATTCGCTGCACCGCGCCCAGGTCTATCGCGAGATGTACGACCAGGCCCGCGAGCGCGGCCGTCATCGTGAACCGAACCTGTTTCGCAGTCTGGTAGGTACCAGCCGTGCGATTCAGCACGTGCGGCAGATGATGCAGCAGGTCGCCGACACCGATGCCAGCGTACTGATTCTTGGTGAGTCGGGGACCGGCAAGGAAGTGGTTGCGCGTAACCTGCACTACCACTCCAAGCGTCGTGATGCGCCGTTCGTGCCGGTCAACTGCGGTGCCATTCCGGCCGAACTGCTCGAAAGCGAGCTGTTCGGACATGAGAAGGGCGCGTTTACCGGCGCGATCACCAGCCGTGCCGGCCGTTTCGAGCTGGCCAACGGCGGCACATTGTTCCTCGACGAAATCGGCGACATGCCGCTGCCGATGCAGGTCAAGCTGCTGCGCGTCCTGCAGGAGCGCACGTTCGAGCGTGTGGGCAGCAACAAGACGCAGAGCATTGATGTGCGCATCATCGCTGCGACGCACAAGAATCTCGAGACCATGATCGAGCTGGGCAGCTTCCGCGAAGACCTTTACTACCGTCTCAATGTGTTCCCGATCGAAATGGCGCCGTTGCGCGAGCGTGTCGAAGACATCCCGCTGCTCATGAACGAATTGATTTCGCGCATGGAGCACGAGAAGCGCGGTTCGATTCGTTTCAACTCCGCCGCCATCATGTCGCTGTGTCGCCATGCCTGGCCGGGCAACGTTCGTGAGCTGGCCAACCTGGTCGAGCGCATGGCGATCATGCATCCGTACGGTGTGATTGGCGTGGCTGAGCTGCCAAAGAAGTTTCGCTACGTCGACGACGAAGACGAGCAAATGGTCGACAGCATGCGCAGCGAGATCGAAGAGCGTGTGGCGATCAACAGCAGCACCCCGAATTTCGCCTCTGGCGCGATGCTGCCGCCTGAAGGGCTCGATCTGAAAGACTACCTCGGTGGTCTTGAGCAAGGCCTGATTCAGCAGGCACTCGACGATGCCAACGGTATCGTTGCCCGCGCTGCGGAGCGCTTGCGTATTCGTCGTACCACGCTGGTCGAGAAGATGCGCAAGTACGGTATGAGTCGTCGTGAGGGCGATGAACAGGCAGATGATTGA
- the fliT gene encoding flagellar protein FliT has protein sequence MSAALKRIEETREALVGALADRDWEAIVKLDLACRECVDAVVGEAPDDEPALRSNLEELLGVYRQLIDVATGERQAVVEEMTQIQNAKSATKVYHLFG, from the coding sequence ATGAGTGCTGCGCTCAAGCGTATCGAAGAAACCCGTGAAGCCTTGGTAGGCGCGCTGGCAGATCGTGACTGGGAGGCTATCGTCAAGCTGGACCTGGCATGTCGCGAGTGCGTCGATGCGGTGGTCGGCGAAGCGCCCGACGACGAACCAGCACTGCGCAGCAACCTTGAGGAGTTATTGGGTGTCTACAGGCAACTGATTGATGTTGCAACCGGCGAGCGTCAAGCGGTTGTCGAAGAAATGACTCAAATCCAGAATGCGAAGAGCGCGACGAAGGTATACCATCTGTTTGGTTAA
- the fliS gene encoding flagellar export chaperone FliS, which yields MNPMLALRQYQKIGAQAQTSEASPHRLVQMLMEGGLDRIAQAKGAMARKDIASKGVLIGKAIDIVGGLREGLDLESSPGGALARQDSLYHYMMTRLAEANARNDQKILDEVAGLLITVKEGWDAIGTLQ from the coding sequence ATGAATCCGATGTTAGCGTTGCGGCAGTATCAGAAAATCGGCGCCCAGGCTCAGACCTCGGAAGCAAGCCCTCATCGTCTGGTCCAGATGTTGATGGAGGGTGGGCTTGACCGAATCGCTCAGGCCAAGGGCGCTATGGCGCGCAAGGATATCGCCAGCAAGGGCGTGCTCATCGGCAAGGCCATCGACATCGTGGGCGGCCTGCGTGAGGGACTGGATCTGGAAAGCTCGCCCGGCGGTGCGTTGGCCAGGCAGGACAGCCTCTATCACTACATGATGACGCGTCTGGCGGAAGCCAACGCCCGTAATGATCAGAAGATACTCGATGAAGTCGCCGGCCTGTTGATCACTGTCAAGGAAGGCTGGGACGCTATCGGCACCCTGCAATAA
- the fliD gene encoding flagellar filament capping protein FliD, with translation MASPITSTNGIGSGLAIGAIVEGLVGAEKAPKQNQIDKQSASTTASLSGVSQLTSALAAFQKTLDTLASSTTPAFQGFAATSANEAVVKATAGNTAVNGTYAINISQLATPSKVATAALSSTQSSAIPSGTLKITQNGTDYNVAIDKTSTLQEVRDKVNSTLQGKGITANIINDDNGSRLVFSSTTTGKGSDISVTGSSGQEALNIDGTKLMSASGTGAGAITDTAKDAAFTVDGLSLTSKTNTVSTAISGLTFELVAPSASSAPSASTTVTVATNTDGLKTSLQSFVDSYNTLVSLVSSLTKGTVDSQGKYTAAALTGDSTPRALLATIRDQIATATSNAGLSSLSQLGIKTQQADGKLSLNAADLTTALNDKKLGSQIQAMFTGTTAADGTSSGGLITRMNKALEPYTKADGVLAGKTTILNKVQTRLANDQEALNRRITTLTATLTKKYNAMDLIVGQLKATASSITSIFDAMNAQKNAS, from the coding sequence TTGTTGGTGCTGAAAAAGCGCCCAAGCAAAACCAGATCGACAAGCAGAGCGCGTCCACGACTGCATCCCTGTCGGGTGTCAGTCAGTTGACGTCTGCACTGGCTGCGTTCCAGAAAACACTGGACACACTGGCCAGTTCCACCACGCCTGCCTTTCAGGGCTTTGCTGCCACGTCTGCCAATGAAGCAGTGGTCAAGGCCACAGCGGGCAACACGGCAGTCAACGGCACCTACGCGATCAACATTAGCCAGCTGGCAACGCCTTCGAAGGTGGCTACCGCCGCGCTGAGCTCGACGCAGTCGAGTGCTATTCCGAGTGGTACTCTGAAAATCACTCAAAATGGCACTGATTACAACGTGGCGATCGACAAGACCTCGACGCTGCAGGAAGTGCGCGACAAGGTCAACTCGACGCTGCAGGGTAAAGGCATCACTGCCAACATTATCAACGATGACAACGGTTCCAGGCTGGTGTTCAGCTCGACGACCACCGGCAAGGGCAGTGACATTTCGGTGACGGGGTCTTCCGGCCAGGAAGCACTTAACATTGATGGCACCAAGTTGATGAGTGCCTCGGGTACTGGCGCCGGTGCGATTACCGATACCGCCAAGGACGCCGCATTCACGGTCGATGGCTTGAGTCTGACCAGCAAGACCAATACCGTAAGTACGGCGATTTCCGGTCTGACGTTCGAACTGGTCGCGCCCAGCGCTTCTTCTGCTCCTTCGGCATCGACCACAGTCACGGTAGCCACTAACACCGATGGTCTGAAAACGTCATTGCAGTCTTTCGTCGACTCTTACAACACACTGGTTTCACTGGTGTCGTCGTTGACCAAGGGCACTGTCGACAGTCAGGGTAAATACACTGCCGCTGCGCTGACCGGCGATTCCACGCCGCGTGCCCTGCTGGCAACGATACGTGACCAGATTGCCACGGCTACGTCGAATGCCGGCTTGAGTTCCCTGTCGCAGTTGGGGATCAAGACTCAGCAGGCTGACGGTAAGTTGTCGTTGAACGCGGCTGACTTGACCACCGCGCTGAACGACAAGAAGCTGGGCAGCCAGATACAGGCGATGTTCACCGGTACGACCGCTGCTGACGGCACAAGCTCGGGTGGCTTGATTACACGCATGAACAAAGCGCTTGAGCCGTACACGAAAGCTGACGGTGTTCTCGCTGGCAAGACCACCATCCTCAATAAGGTGCAGACGCGACTGGCCAATGATCAGGAGGCGCTTAACCGTCGTATTACGACGTTGACGGCAACCCTCACCAAGAAATACAACGCAATGGACCTGATCGTCGGGCAGCTAAAAGCGACTGCTTCAAGCATTACGTCGATTTTTGATGCGATGAACGCCCAGAAAAACGCCTCGTAA